In a single window of the Elusimicrobiota bacterium genome:
- the secY gene encoding preprotein translocase subunit SecY: protein MRGLGDIFEIPELRKRVLFTLGAIAVFRIGASIPIPGVNGDAIRAIFDAQQSSLLGFLNTFSGGALGRFSIFSMGVVPYINASIIMSLLQGAHVLPFLDRLAKDGELGRRKLNSYTRYLTLFLAVFQSFGLTIAITKMQAPGGMPTVVDPTWMFYCVTVLTMTAGTIFVMWLGEQITEQGIGNGVSLLIFTGIVESIPAAGYSLFELVRLEEINLFSAIGIVAALAAVIVAVVWVETAQRKIPVQYAKRMVGRKMYGGSQSYLPLKVDQSGVIAVIFALSLLSVPVTIATFMPNASSAEGVMRFFQGGNYVYDAVYAGLIIFFCYFYNSVSINPVDLAENMKKSGGFIPGIRPGEPTAKHIEWILERITLGGALFVAVIAVMPDIMKREFSVPFFFGGTSLLIAVGVALDTMGQLEAHLIMRHYEGFLKKGRIQGRWFNVGSGVSQ from the coding sequence ATGCGCGGACTCGGCGACATCTTCGAGATCCCGGAACTGCGCAAGCGGGTGCTGTTCACCCTCGGCGCGATCGCGGTATTCCGCATCGGGGCGTCCATCCCGATCCCGGGCGTCAACGGCGACGCCATCCGCGCGATCTTCGACGCCCAGCAGAGCAGCCTGCTCGGCTTCCTCAACACGTTCTCGGGCGGCGCCCTCGGGCGCTTCTCGATCTTCTCGATGGGCGTGGTCCCTTACATCAACGCCTCGATCATCATGAGCCTGCTGCAGGGCGCGCACGTCCTGCCCTTCCTCGACCGCCTGGCCAAGGACGGCGAGCTGGGCCGGCGCAAGCTCAACAGCTACACCCGCTACCTGACCCTCTTCCTCGCCGTGTTCCAGTCCTTCGGCCTGACGATCGCGATCACGAAGATGCAGGCCCCGGGCGGGATGCCCACGGTCGTCGACCCGACCTGGATGTTCTACTGCGTGACCGTGCTCACGATGACCGCCGGCACGATCTTCGTCATGTGGCTCGGAGAGCAGATCACCGAGCAGGGCATCGGCAACGGCGTCTCCCTGCTGATCTTCACCGGCATCGTCGAGAGCATCCCGGCCGCCGGCTACAGCCTCTTCGAGCTCGTCCGCCTCGAGGAGATCAACCTCTTCTCCGCCATCGGGATCGTCGCCGCGCTGGCGGCGGTCATCGTCGCGGTCGTCTGGGTGGAGACCGCGCAGCGCAAGATCCCCGTCCAGTACGCCAAGCGCATGGTCGGCCGCAAGATGTACGGCGGCTCGCAGAGCTACCTGCCGCTCAAGGTCGACCAGAGCGGCGTCATCGCGGTCATCTTCGCGCTGTCCCTGCTGTCGGTGCCCGTGACGATCGCGACCTTCATGCCCAACGCCTCCTCGGCCGAGGGCGTGATGCGCTTCTTCCAGGGCGGCAACTACGTCTACGACGCGGTGTACGCCGGCCTCATCATCTTCTTCTGCTACTTCTACAACTCGGTCTCGATCAACCCGGTCGACTTGGCGGAAAATATGAAAAAGTCCGGCGGCTTCATCCCGGGCATCCGTCCCGGCGAGCCCACCGCCAAGCACATCGAGTGGATCCTCGAGCGCATCACCCTCGGCGGCGCTCTCTTCGTGGCCGTGATCGCGGTCATGCCCGACATCATGAAGCGCGAGTTCAGCGTCCCCTTCTTCTTCGGCGGCACCTCGCTGCTGATCGCCGTCGGCGTCGCGCTCGACACGATGGGCCAGCTCGAGGCGCACCTGATCATGCGCCACTACGAGGGCTTCCTCAAGAAGGGCCGCATCCAGGGGCGCTGGTTCAACGTCGGCTCGGGAGTCTCCCAGTGA
- the rplO gene encoding 50S ribosomal protein L15: MSLSNLEPVPGSRRRPIRLGMGEGSGTGQTATRGQKGQRSRSGDGKLVGFEGGQTPLIRRIPKRGFTNGLFKVVYQVIDLGTLERVFKNKAEITLEDLRIHNLIKGRKPVKILADGELKRAIKVSAHGFSASAKEKIEKAGGKAEVVKAVKA, encoded by the coding sequence ATCTCTCTGTCTAACTTAGAGCCCGTCCCCGGCTCGCGCCGCCGCCCGATCCGTCTCGGCATGGGCGAAGGCTCCGGCACCGGCCAGACCGCGACGCGCGGCCAGAAGGGCCAGCGCTCCCGCTCGGGCGACGGCAAGCTCGTCGGCTTCGAGGGCGGCCAGACGCCCCTGATCCGCCGGATCCCCAAGCGCGGCTTCACCAACGGCCTGTTCAAGGTCGTCTACCAGGTGATCGACCTCGGCACTCTCGAGCGCGTGTTCAAGAACAAGGCCGAGATCACGCTCGAGGATCTGCGCATCCACAACCTCATCAAGGGCCGCAAGCCCGTCAAGATCCTCGCCGACGGCGAGCTCAAGCGCGCCATCAAGGTCAGCGCCCACGGCTTCTCCGCCAGCGCCAAGGAAAAGATCGAGAAGGCCGGCGGCAAGGCCGAGGTCGTCAAGGCTGTGAAGGCCTAA
- the infA gene encoding translation initiation factor IF-1, with the protein MTKEEKIEVEGRILEALPNAMFRVEIAPSKVVLAHISGKMRMHYIKILPGDKVRIELSPYDLTRGRITYRE; encoded by the coding sequence ATGACGAAAGAAGAGAAGATCGAAGTCGAAGGCCGCATTTTGGAAGCGCTCCCGAACGCGATGTTCCGCGTCGAGATCGCTCCCAGCAAGGTCGTTTTGGCCCACATCTCCGGCAAGATGCGCATGCACTACATCAAGATCCTGCCCGGAGACAAGGTCCGCATCGAACTGTCCCCTTACGACCTCACGCGGGGACGCATCACCTACCGGGAGTAA
- a CDS encoding DNA-directed RNA polymerase subunit alpha, translated as MAYKELILPQKLSVDEKSMSDSYAKFVAEPYERGYGHTVGNALRRVLLSSLEGAAVTAVRIEKATHEYQALPGVKEDVMNILLNLKKLRVKLFSNGPETVYLSVSKEGVVTAKDIQGNANVEVVNKDLVIAHLEAGGKIDMEIEVSKGRGYVPAEELRQQNQWAAGFLPVDALFSPVVKVHYDVENARVGQVTDYDRLILEIWTDGSLNPAEALIQSSKLLRESLNIFIPEEEQAAEAAAGGLSDGSASEGVVSLAGLDPKLREILNQPIEMIELSSRASNCLKVARIRTIGELVGKRDEELLAVKNFGKKSLDEIKDRLKDMGLSLGMQVGQLG; from the coding sequence ATGGCTTACAAAGAACTGATCCTGCCGCAGAAGCTGTCCGTCGACGAGAAGTCGATGTCGGACAGCTACGCGAAGTTCGTCGCCGAGCCGTACGAGCGCGGCTACGGGCACACGGTCGGCAACGCGCTCCGCCGCGTGCTGCTGTCGTCGCTCGAGGGCGCGGCCGTCACGGCCGTGCGCATCGAGAAGGCGACGCACGAGTATCAGGCTCTTCCGGGCGTGAAGGAGGATGTGATGAACATCCTGCTGAACCTCAAGAAGCTGCGCGTGAAGCTCTTCTCCAACGGCCCCGAAACGGTCTATCTCTCCGTTTCTAAAGAAGGCGTCGTCACGGCGAAAGATATCCAGGGCAACGCGAACGTCGAGGTCGTCAACAAGGACCTCGTGATCGCGCACCTCGAGGCGGGCGGCAAGATCGACATGGAGATCGAGGTCTCCAAGGGCCGCGGCTACGTCCCGGCCGAGGAGCTCCGCCAGCAGAACCAGTGGGCCGCGGGCTTCCTGCCCGTCGACGCGCTGTTCTCTCCCGTCGTCAAGGTGCACTACGACGTCGAGAACGCCCGCGTCGGCCAGGTGACCGACTACGACCGCCTGATTCTTGAAATTTGGACCGATGGGTCGCTGAACCCCGCCGAGGCCTTGATCCAGTCGTCGAAGCTCCTGCGCGAGTCCCTCAACATCTTCATCCCCGAGGAAGAGCAGGCGGCCGAGGCGGCCGCCGGCGGCCTGTCCGACGGCTCGGCCTCCGAGGGCGTCGTGTCCCTCGCCGGCCTCGACCCGAAGCTGCGCGAGATCCTCAACCAGCCGATCGAGATGATCGAGCTGTCCAGCCGCGCGTCCAACTGCCTGAAGGTCGCCCGCATCCGCACGATCGGCGAGCTCGTGGGCAAGCGCGACGAGGAGCTCCTGGCCGTCAAGAACTTCGGCAAGAAGTCCCTCGACGAGATCAAGGACCGGCTCAAGGACATGGGTCTGTCTCTCGGCATGCAGGTGGGACAGCTCGGGTAA
- the rpsM gene encoding 30S ribosomal protein S13, protein MARVAGVDLPKNKRIDVALQYLYGVGETRAKVVIAKLNGMVKPDTRVKDLTEEQVVLINNLLLKDFKVEGELRRETLANMARLTEIGSFRGHRHRRNLPCRGQRTKTNARTRRGRRKTVGVGKAASPTGKA, encoded by the coding sequence ATGGCGCGTGTAGCGGGAGTCGATCTTCCCAAGAATAAGCGTATCGACGTGGCGCTTCAGTACCTTTATGGCGTGGGCGAGACCCGCGCGAAGGTGGTGATCGCGAAGCTCAACGGCATGGTCAAGCCCGACACCCGGGTCAAGGACCTCACCGAGGAGCAGGTCGTGCTCATCAACAACCTCCTGCTCAAGGATTTCAAGGTCGAAGGCGAACTGCGCCGCGAGACCCTCGCGAACATGGCGCGCCTGACCGAGATCGGCTCGTTCCGCGGCCACCGCCATCGCCGCAACCTGCCGTGCCGCGGACAGCGCACGAAGACGAACGCGCGCACCCGCCGCGGCCGCCGCAAGACGGTCGGCGTGGGCAAGGCCGCTTCGCCCACCGGCAAGGCTTAA
- the rplQ gene encoding 50S ribosomal protein L17, protein MASKALGRRQLGITSAHRRALLRNMATSLFKHERIETTIAKAKELRPYAEKLITNAKKGEHFMVRRQIQDKVVYKKLFEVLAPRYAQRPGGYTRILKIAPRIGDNAKLGLIMLVS, encoded by the coding sequence ATGGCGTCTAAAGCACTCGGTCGTCGTCAGCTCGGCATCACCAGCGCGCATCGCCGCGCGCTGCTGCGGAACATGGCCACGAGCCTGTTCAAGCACGAGCGCATCGAAACCACCATCGCGAAGGCGAAGGAGCTCCGGCCGTACGCCGAGAAGCTGATCACCAACGCGAAGAAGGGCGAGCACTTCATGGTGCGCCGCCAGATCCAGGACAAGGTCGTCTACAAGAAGCTGTTCGAAGTCCTGGCTCCCCGGTACGCCCAGCGCCCCGGCGGCTACACCCGCATCCTCAAGATCGCTCCGCGCATCGGCGACAACGCCAAGCTCGGACTGATCATGCTCGTGTCCTGA
- the rpsK gene encoding 30S ribosomal protein S11: protein MADEKTTPAAPKAAPSAAPRKKAWKSLTFAKVHIQCSFNNTIVSLTDDRGDVLIWATAGGSGFRGTKKGTPFAAGVTAKKVADRAVQLGVKQVAVFIKGPGPGRETAVRSLGSAGLMVISLKDVTPMPHNGCRPPKARRV, encoded by the coding sequence ATGGCCGACGAAAAAACGACTCCCGCCGCGCCGAAGGCAGCGCCTTCCGCGGCACCCCGCAAGAAAGCCTGGAAGTCTTTGACCTTCGCGAAGGTCCACATCCAGTGCTCCTTCAACAACACCATCGTGTCGCTCACCGACGACCGCGGCGACGTGCTCATCTGGGCCACCGCCGGCGGCTCGGGCTTCCGCGGCACGAAGAAGGGCACGCCCTTCGCGGCCGGCGTGACGGCGAAGAAGGTCGCCGACCGGGCCGTCCAGCTCGGCGTCAAGCAGGTCGCCGTGTTCATCAAGGGGCCCGGCCCGGGTCGCGAGACCGCGGTTCGGTCGCTCGGTTCCGCCGGACTGATGGTCATCAGCCTTAAGGACGTCACGCCGATGCCGCACAACGGCTGCCGCCCGCCCAAAGCGAGGAGAGTCTAG
- the rpsD gene encoding 30S ribosomal protein S4: MARYTDAVCKLCRREQQKLFLKGDKCYTKCVLEKRPGIPGMAKPQRGKPSAFSIRLREKQKLRRMIQMNERPFERAVGNASAAREASGDALLRGLELRLDNIVRRMGVATSIKTARQLVLHGHVKIGGKVVDIPSFPVKTGSVVSVNVKMKENVGVKLSLETAKKLSNRPAFLEFDETALSAKVLRIPERGETSFPINDQLIIEYYSR; this comes from the coding sequence ATGGCCCGTTATACCGACGCCGTCTGCAAGTTGTGCCGCCGCGAGCAGCAGAAGCTGTTCCTCAAGGGCGACAAGTGCTACACGAAGTGCGTGCTCGAGAAGCGCCCCGGCATCCCCGGCATGGCGAAGCCTCAGCGCGGCAAGCCTTCCGCCTTCTCGATCCGCCTGCGCGAGAAGCAGAAGCTCCGCCGCATGATCCAGATGAACGAGCGCCCGTTCGAGCGCGCGGTCGGCAACGCTTCCGCGGCCCGCGAGGCCTCCGGAGACGCGCTGCTGCGCGGCCTGGAGCTGCGCCTGGACAACATCGTGCGCCGCATGGGCGTGGCCACCTCGATCAAGACGGCGCGCCAGCTCGTCCTGCACGGGCACGTCAAGATCGGCGGCAAGGTCGTCGACATCCCCTCGTTCCCGGTGAAGACCGGCAGCGTGGTGTCCGTCAACGTCAAGATGAAGGAGAACGTCGGCGTCAAGCTGAGCCTCGAGACGGCCAAGAAGCTCAGCAACCGCCCCGCCTTCCTCGAGTTCGATGAGACGGCCCTGTCGGCGAAAGTCCTCCGCATTCCCGAGCGCGGCGAGACCAGCTTCCCGATCAACGACCAGTTGATCATCGAGTATTATTCACGCTAA
- the map gene encoding type I methionyl aminopeptidase, with the protein MNKAVEVKTREELAIMRQAGGVVADILVLLKGLVKPGMTTGEIDAFCREELKKRGAKPAFLNYHGFPGVICVSINSEIVHGIPSDKRVLKEADIVGLDFGAVIDGWYGDSAITVAIGKISPEAQRLMDVTRECLERGMAAVKNGSRIGDVGFAIQSHAQANGYTLVREFVGHGIGRALHEEPPVPNYGKAGTGGRLKTGMTIAIEPMVNMGGPEVTTLGDGWTAVTKDGKLSAHFEHTVAVTDAGFEILTLPTI; encoded by the coding sequence ATGAACAAGGCCGTCGAGGTGAAGACCCGCGAGGAGCTGGCGATCATGCGCCAGGCCGGCGGCGTCGTCGCCGACATCCTCGTCCTGCTCAAGGGCCTCGTCAAGCCCGGCATGACCACCGGCGAGATCGACGCGTTCTGCCGCGAGGAGCTCAAGAAGCGCGGCGCCAAGCCCGCCTTCCTCAACTATCACGGCTTCCCCGGCGTGATCTGCGTGTCCATCAACTCGGAGATCGTCCACGGGATCCCGTCGGACAAGCGCGTCCTCAAGGAGGCCGACATCGTCGGTCTCGATTTCGGCGCCGTCATCGACGGCTGGTACGGCGACTCCGCGATCACCGTCGCCATCGGCAAGATCTCTCCCGAGGCCCAGCGCCTCATGGACGTGACGCGCGAGTGCCTCGAGCGCGGCATGGCCGCCGTCAAGAACGGCAGCCGCATCGGCGACGTCGGCTTCGCGATCCAGTCCCACGCGCAAGCCAACGGCTACACCTTGGTCCGCGAGTTCGTCGGCCACGGCATCGGCCGCGCGCTCCACGAGGAGCCGCCCGTCCCGAACTACGGCAAGGCCGGCACCGGCGGACGCCTCAAGACCGGCATGACGATCGCCATCGAGCCGATGGTGAACATGGGCGGCCCCGAGGTCACCACCCTCGGCGACGGCTGGACCGCGGTCACCAAGGACGGCAAGCTGTCGGCTCATTTCGAGCACACGGTCGCGGTCACCGACGCGGGCTTCGAGATCCTGACCTTGCCCACGATTTAA
- a CDS encoding nucleoside monophosphate kinase, translating into MIVILLGSPGSGKGTQSKRLADRYGFQHLATGDIFRAEIAQKTAIGIKAQDYLKNGKLVPDSIVIEMVAGKIETGGNYLLDGFPRTIEQAQGLAEMLKGVGASVDLVVFLTLPKEEAIKRMASRRTCSSCGEVYNALSRPPKADGVCDKCGAAVVQREDDSEATAVKRLMVFEDLTHPLVAYYKSEAAFEEVDASKSPEMVEATLSAVIDSAKASR; encoded by the coding sequence GTGATCGTGATCCTGCTCGGCTCGCCCGGCTCCGGCAAAGGGACCCAGTCCAAGCGCCTGGCGGACCGCTACGGCTTCCAGCACCTCGCCACCGGCGACATCTTCCGCGCCGAGATCGCGCAGAAGACCGCGATCGGCATCAAGGCGCAGGACTACCTGAAGAACGGCAAGCTCGTCCCCGATTCGATCGTCATCGAGATGGTCGCCGGCAAGATCGAGACCGGCGGGAACTATCTCCTCGACGGCTTCCCGCGCACGATCGAGCAGGCGCAGGGGCTGGCCGAGATGCTCAAGGGCGTCGGCGCCTCCGTCGACCTGGTGGTCTTCCTCACCTTGCCGAAGGAAGAGGCGATCAAGCGCATGGCGTCGCGCCGCACGTGCTCCAGCTGCGGCGAGGTGTACAACGCGTTGAGCCGCCCGCCGAAGGCGGACGGCGTCTGCGACAAGTGCGGCGCCGCCGTCGTCCAGCGCGAGGACGACTCCGAGGCCACGGCGGTCAAGCGCCTGATGGTGTTCGAGGACCTGACGCACCCGCTCGTCGCGTACTACAAGTCCGAGGCCGCGTTCGAGGAAGTGGACGCGTCCAAGTCCCCGGAGATGGTCGAGGCCACGCTGTCGGCCGTGATCGATTCGGCGAAGGCGTCTCGGTGA
- the rpmJ gene encoding 50S ribosomal protein L36, which translates to MKVRASVKPICQKCKIVKRNGVVRVLCSNPKHKQRQG; encoded by the coding sequence ATGAAAGTCAGAGCGAGCGTCAAACCCATTTGCCAGAAGTGCAAGATCGTCAAGCGCAACGGCGTCGTCCGCGTACTGTGCTCGAACCCGAAGCACAAGCAGCGGCAGGGCTAA
- the rplR gene encoding 50S ribosomal protein L18 yields MKNKWVRAEFRKTATRKRLFEHRGDRPRLSVHRSLKYIYAQVIDDNKGVTLAFASSLDKDLRTTLKSHKSVDAAKKVGESIAAKAKKAGVTKVMFDRGQYVYHGRVKALADAARAGGLEF; encoded by the coding sequence ATGAAGAATAAATGGGTTCGGGCCGAATTCCGGAAGACGGCGACGCGCAAGCGCCTGTTCGAGCACCGCGGCGACCGCCCGCGCTTGAGCGTGCACCGCAGCCTCAAGTACATCTACGCGCAGGTCATCGACGACAACAAGGGCGTCACGCTCGCGTTCGCCTCGTCGCTCGACAAGGACCTGCGCACGACGCTGAAGTCCCACAAGAGCGTCGACGCGGCGAAGAAGGTCGGCGAGAGCATCGCGGCGAAGGCCAAGAAGGCCGGCGTCACGAAGGTCATGTTCGACCGCGGCCAGTACGTGTACCACGGGCGCGTCAAGGCGTTGGCTGACGCGGCTCGCGCCGGCGGACTTGAGTTTTAG
- the rpsE gene encoding 30S ribosomal protein S5 has translation MATETTTTVPTQPIVPAATERPERGDRGGQGGDRRGPRRGPRRDNPREEGGFKETVVTINRVAKVVKGGKRFSFSALVVVGDAAGKVGYGMGKAKDVQAAILKGNAHARKALISFPIVPEGTIPHEIVAKFGSAKVWMKPATPGTGVIAGGGVRAVLEAAGVKNILTKSLGSSNAFNMVGATFEALKLLRTKEDIIKLRGK, from the coding sequence ATGGCTACTGAGACGACGACGACGGTTCCCACCCAGCCCATCGTGCCCGCGGCGACGGAACGCCCCGAGCGCGGAGACCGTGGAGGTCAGGGCGGCGATCGCCGCGGCCCGCGCCGCGGTCCGCGCCGCGACAACCCCCGCGAAGAGGGCGGCTTCAAGGAGACCGTCGTCACGATCAACCGCGTGGCCAAGGTCGTCAAGGGCGGCAAGCGCTTCTCGTTCTCCGCGCTCGTCGTCGTCGGCGACGCGGCCGGCAAGGTCGGCTACGGCATGGGCAAGGCCAAGGACGTCCAGGCCGCCATCCTGAAGGGCAACGCGCACGCTAGAAAGGCCCTCATCAGCTTCCCGATCGTGCCGGAAGGCACGATCCCGCACGAGATCGTCGCGAAGTTCGGCTCCGCCAAGGTCTGGATGAAGCCCGCGACCCCCGGTACCGGCGTCATCGCCGGCGGCGGCGTGCGCGCGGTCCTCGAGGCCGCCGGCGTCAAGAACATCCTCACCAAGAGCCTCGGCTCGTCGAACGCCTTCAACATGGTCGGCGCGACGTTCGAGGCCCTCAAGCTCCTTCGCACGAAGGAAGACATCATCAAGCTCCGTGGAAAATAA